The genomic DNA TAAGAGCGCTTCTTGGGCGTAGGAGCGGTTCTTACCTCCCTGCCAACCTAAAAAGACGGGCACTGCTATGACAATGACAAAAAAAGACGCGCTGCTGCTGGCAGCGAAGGAACTCTTCGGGGAGTACGGTTACTCTGAAACCACATTCAAAAAAATTTCCGAACGGGCCGGAGTGGCACTGGGGTTACTGACACACCACTACGGCAACAAAGAAAAGCTGTTCCTCGCAGCCGGTCTGGACGTGCTGGACAGATTTATAGTCTATCTGCAGGACGCATGTGCCAAGGGTAATAACGGCTACGAATCCGTCATGAACTTCTGTCGCGCGTATCTTGACTTCTCCATCGACAAAAACGAGCACTTCATGGTTCTTGTACGCTGCTCACCTTACAGCGATATGAAAACCAAAACAGACCGCGACATAATGTACGAAAAGTTCAATCAGGCTCCACGGGAACTTGAATATCATGTCCGCCGCGGCATTGAGGACGGTTCGCTGAAGTCTCTGCCCGCCTACGAAACTACCACGGTTCTCACCTGCAACCTTGTCGGCTCTATCCGTACAAAACTTCTCACTCCTTATGCCCCCCCTTCTCTTTATGATGATGTGCTGGAATTCATTTCCAGAAGCATCAAAGCCTGATGATAAAAAAGGGGGTGCCCAAAGCACCCCCTTTTCTTGTAACGCATAAAAACGCGGCGGCTATTTGCGCCTTGTTATAACAAGGGGAATACAATGCCGCTCTCTTGATTCTTCCCGCGTCCTGCCAAGTTCCCACTGCAACTCCTGTACAGGTACCCCGGCTGCAGCCGCAATCTGTTCCACAACTCCGGCAACACCGATAACGGGATGGCGTGAAAAAACCTGAGGCAGACCATAGGTCAGATTGCAGGCAAGACACATTCCCGGCTTTTCTTCCAGAACAAAAGCAAATTCCAGAATGCCGGA from Oleidesulfovibrio alaskensis DSM 16109 includes the following:
- a CDS encoding TetR/AcrR family transcriptional regulator, encoding MTMTKKDALLLAAKELFGEYGYSETTFKKISERAGVALGLLTHHYGNKEKLFLAAGLDVLDRFIVYLQDACAKGNNGYESVMNFCRAYLDFSIDKNEHFMVLVRCSPYSDMKTKTDRDIMYEKFNQAPRELEYHVRRGIEDGSLKSLPAYETTTVLTCNLVGSIRTKLLTPYAPPSLYDDVLEFISRSIKA